The genome window TCATCCATTTCCGAAAAAATTGGCCGGATCACGGCAACCAGTAACCTGGAGGCTAAACCGCACCTGAGAAAAAATAATCGTATAAAGTCTGTCCACTCATCTCTGAAAATTGAAGCGAATTCGCTTTCTCTGGGACAGGTCAGGGATGTCATTAACGGTAAGATTGTATTGGGTGAGCAGAAAGAAATACAGGAAGTTAAGAATGCATATGCCGCTTATGAGCGCTCTTCAGAAATTGATCCGTACAGTATCAAGTGTCTGAAGCAGTTCCACGGGATTATGACAAAATATGTTGTAGAAGAATCCGGAGACTTTCGCCGGGGCGAAGAAGGCGTATTTAACGGAGAACAGTGCGTTTTTATGGCTCCGCCGGCACGATTTGTTCCGCAGCTTATGGACGAGCTGTTTGACTGGATGAAAGAAGCGCGCAGCAGTGTACATCCGCTGATTTTGAGCAGTGTATTTCATTATGAGTTCGTTTTTATTCATCCTTTTTCTGACGGAAACGGCAGAATGGCAAGGCTATGGCACACCGCCATTCTTTCTGGGTGGAAGTCAGTATTTGAATATATTCCGATTGAAAGCCAGATTGAGAAGTTCCAGGACGAATATTACAATGCAATTGCTAAATGCCACGTGGATGGAGAGTCTACGATTTTTAT of Roseburia hominis contains these proteins:
- a CDS encoding Fic family protein; translation: MFLLGDYRPPFIITNRILSYVSSISEKIGRITATSNLEAKPHLRKNNRIKSVHSSLKIEANSLSLGQVRDVINGKIVLGEQKEIQEVKNAYAAYERSSEIDPYSIKCLKQFHGIMTKYVVEESGDFRRGEEGVFNGEQCVFMAPPARFVPQLMDELFDWMKEARSSVHPLILSSVFHYEFVFIHPFSDGNGRMARLWHTAILSGWKSVFEYIPIESQIEKFQDEYYNAIAKCHVDGESTIFIEFMLSQIDKVLDDISGQISEEDERLSEYTKKLLEAMEYDIPYTGKALMEKLGLKSREGFRRNYLRPAIDLNLVQMTIPDKPNSRNQRYVKI